The genomic segment TGAACAACCTGAACCAGCTTCGGGGGGTGGCCGAGGACGAGGGAGCCGACGAGATGGCCCGCATCGCGGGCGACGTGGCGCGGATGGCCGAGCAGGCCATCCGCTTCGCGCCCAGGGGCGCGCGTGAGGCCGAACCGGTGCTGCGGGAGGTGCTGGAGGCGGGACGCGCGCTGAACGAGCTGACGCACCAGGCGCACGCCGCCGACGCGCTGCCCTCGCTGGCCGAGGCGGCGCGTGTGCTGGACGCGGTAGCGGCGGCCGTGCTGCTGGCCCACGCGTGATCGGGCGGGCGTTCACGGCGGGGCGAGGCTTCAAGGGCCTCGCGGCGTACCTGCGGGACGGGCACCTGGCCGAGCCGAACCCGGAGCGCGTGGCGTGGATCGAAGCGCGCAACCTGCCGACCCGCGACCCCGCCGCCGCCGCCCGCCTCATGGCGGCCACGGCGCGGCTGTCGGAGCGGGTGGAGAACCCGCTGTATCACTTCTCGGTGAGCTTCGACCCTTCGGACCCGGTCAACCGCGAGACGATGCGCCGCGTTGCGGACCGCACGCTCCGCGACCTGGGGTTGCAGGAGCACCAGGTGTTGATCGTGGCGCACGCGGACCGTGCCCACCCGCACATGCACTTCATGGTCAACCGCGTCCACCCGGAGCGCGGGACCGCATGGTCCAAGGCGTACGACTTCCGGCGCATCGAGCAGACGATGCGCGCCCAGGAGGAGGAGCTAGGCTTCCGCTACGTGCCGAGTCCCCACGTCCGCACGCCGGACCACATGCGGGAGCGCGTGGGACCTGCACCCGCGCGTGCCGTGCGGGGGGATGCGGACTTCCTCGCGCGCGTGCAGCGGGAGGCCGGGCCCGTGCTGGAGCGTGCGGGATCGTGGGGCGAGGTAGAGCAGGGGTTAGGCGCGCACGGGTTGTCGGTGCGCGTGAAGGGCGGCGGGTTGGTCGTGACGGACGGCGCGCAGGAGGTGAAGGCGTCGCAGATCGACCGCGGGGTTTCGCGCCGCGCGCTGGAGGGACGCTTCGGTCCGCTGGGCGACTACCACGCCCGGAAGGCGGTTGCCGACCGTGCGTTGCAGGACCGCGCCGCCCAGGTGGAGCGGGTCGCTCCGCAACCGCCCGCACCGGCGGAGCCGCAGCGGGCCACCGCGCCGGCACCGGCGCCCACCGCACCCGTGCAACTGCCGCTGCCGCTGGACGTGCCGGCGGCGCCGGAGCAGCCCACACCGTCCCACGCCACGCTCCTGCAACTGCCGCTTCGCCGCGCGGTGGCGCCGCCCTCCCCGGCGCCGCGCGTGGTTCCCACCCGCGCGCCCGATCCGATCCCGCAACCCCTCGACGCCCCCGCCCCGGCCCCGGCTCCGCAGCGGCCCGGCCCCGCCGTGCCGCCGCCGCAGCAGCCCACCCGCGCGCCGGAAAGGCTCCAGCCGCGGACGTACGGTGAGGCGGTGCGGGAATACTACCGCGCCACGCGCGCGCTCTTCGCCGATCCACCCGCCGCACGGCGGGCATTCCTCACGGCCGCGGCGTCACGCGGCCACGCACACGCGGCCGACGCGCTCCGGCAGCGGCCGGAGAGCTTCGGCGCGCTGCGGCCAGGCGCCACGTACGGGCTGGCGTCGCGTGCGGGGGATCTGGGCTACGTGTACGCGCGCGGGCAGGAGCAGCGGATGCGCCCGCAGTTGAAGGCCATCGCCGCACCGTTGCTCAAAGTGATGCCCGCCCTCGATGCCACGGACGCGCTCCGGCTCGCCCAGCAGGCGGAGCACGCCCGCTCCACTGAGCTGCGCCAGGTGCGCGACGCCCGCGCGAACGGGCTGGGCGCCTGGACGATGTTTAGCCGGAACGCGGGGGAGGTCTACGCCGACCCGGGCGCGGGCGTGCGCGCGCTGGAGGCGTACCGGAAGCAGTTCGGGACGGAGCGGGCGGCCGAGGCGCTGGCGAAGACGCCGGAGCGGTTCGGCGGGTTGAGGCGGAGTTCGGTGGAGCGGCTGGGCGGGCTGGTACGCTGGCAGAGCGACGGGTTCGCGCGCGCGGGCGCGCCGACCCTCGCGGCCGAGTACCGGGAGGCGGTGCGCGCCTTCCAGGGAAGGCCGTCCGAGGCTGTCGAGGCGCTTGCGGCTGGGCGTGCGGCCGAGGCCGTCCGGGTGCGAGACGCGGCGCGCGCCGTCCGTGAACGGCTCGGCCCGGTGGACCTGCAATCGCTCGCGCGCGAGGTCTCAAGCCGCCTGCGCGCGGCGTCCGGCGGTGTGCCCGCGCGGCAGGAGCGGCTTGCACGGGGGCTGCGGCCGATGCTGCCCCAGGCCGTCGCGGGCGTGGCCCGCACCGCGTTCCAGATCGCGCGCGAGATCGACCAGGACCACGAACCGGGGCGACGCCGCGACCGCGGGTTGAGCCTCTGATCCCCTTCCACACACGGAGCCCCATGCAGTCCGGACCGACCCCAGCCCGACCGTCAATGGAACGCCGCATCTACCGTGTGGCGGCGCGGCATTACCGCGACACGTTCCGGCTCTGCATCTCCGGCTCCCTCGCCGCGCGCCGCAGGCTGCGCCGGGACGTGAGCACCCACGGCGTAAACGCCGCGTGCGAGGCGTGGCGGGCCGTACTTCCCTCCGCCGTCGACGACGGCGAGCCGTCCCCGACTTGGACCGCCCTCGACGCGGCGTTCCTCTACTTCACGCAGTGGGAGCGCCGCCCACGCCGGTCGCTGGTGCGCATCGCGGCGGCGATCCGGGCGGAGCTTCGGGCGCGCACGTACATGGAGCGGCAGGGCGAGGCGCGGCGCGAGCACGTGGAGGCGGTGGCGCAGGCGAAGTGGATCACGGACGCGCGGGCAGAGTCGCGACGATATGCGGGGATGGTCTTGGACGAGGCCGCCCACGTCTACCGGGAGCCTCGGCGCGCCTGCCGGAACATGCTGCGGTGTGTTCGCCGTGGGAATGACGCGTGGCGTGCCTTGCTGGAGCGCCCGGAGAGCTTCGGGCGGTTGCGCATCGGCTTCCGCTGGGTGGTGTGGCCGACGACCGAGGAGGCCGAGCAGCACGCCCCAGGGCTTGCGCGTGTGTTCTTGATGGCCTGCACGCCGTACAGCCATCGCGGGAAGGTCGGGGAGCTGGGGAAGCTGGCGAAGACGGCGGCGCGCGCGTGGGCCATCGTGGAGGAGGTCGAGGCCGAGCCCCTGCCGCGCGGCGGGAACTTGAAGGACGCGGCGCGGCTGCTGGCGGTGCTCTACCACCGCCGCGATGTGGACGAGGCGCCGAAGGGCAACGGCCCGCCACCCATCCGGGACCAGCTCGCCGCGCTGCTCCCCAAGGAGGCGGAACGGCTGATCCGGGAGGTGATGCACCAGGCACGCAGTGCGCGCGTGGAGGAGTTCAGGGAGCGCGAGCGGAGCCTTAATC from the Longimicrobiaceae bacterium genome contains:
- a CDS encoding relaxase/mobilization nuclease domain-containing protein translates to MIGRAFTAGRGFKGLAAYLRDGHLAEPNPERVAWIEARNLPTRDPAAAARLMAATARLSERVENPLYHFSVSFDPSDPVNRETMRRVADRTLRDLGLQEHQVLIVAHADRAHPHMHFMVNRVHPERGTAWSKAYDFRRIEQTMRAQEEELGFRYVPSPHVRTPDHMRERVGPAPARAVRGDADFLARVQREAGPVLERAGSWGEVEQGLGAHGLSVRVKGGGLVVTDGAQEVKASQIDRGVSRRALEGRFGPLGDYHARKAVADRALQDRAAQVERVAPQPPAPAEPQRATAPAPAPTAPVQLPLPLDVPAAPEQPTPSHATLLQLPLRRAVAPPSPAPRVVPTRAPDPIPQPLDAPAPAPAPQRPGPAVPPPQQPTRAPERLQPRTYGEAVREYYRATRALFADPPAARRAFLTAAASRGHAHAADALRQRPESFGALRPGATYGLASRAGDLGYVYARGQEQRMRPQLKAIAAPLLKVMPALDATDALRLAQQAEHARSTELRQVRDARANGLGAWTMFSRNAGEVYADPGAGVRALEAYRKQFGTERAAEALAKTPERFGGLRRSSVERLGGLVRWQSDGFARAGAPTLAAEYREAVRAFQGRPSEAVEALAAGRAAEAVRVRDAARAVRERLGPVDLQSLAREVSSRLRAASGGVPARQERLARGLRPMLPQAVAGVARTAFQIAREIDQDHEPGRRRDRGLSL